The genomic stretch CTGCCGTTCTTTACGGATACTGCAGTGACCGCATTTATTCCTTCGAAGATGTTGTGCCTGCAAATCAAGTGCTTAATGGACATCCAACCTCCAGCACTGTTCTATCCAATATAAGGCTTGAACTTGCTAAACCAATTAGCAATCAGCCGGATAATATAGAGAATCAGTAACCTAGTAATGCAATGACCCCAAAGAAGTTGTGGGATTTTGCTTATAGATTGCCCAAATTCGTAGGGTGGCACTCCCGGGCCGGAAGCCCTCTGCGGACGGCTTGCGGATGGACTTTTCGACACCCTCTACAAAATCCATTTCGAATCGATGGTAAATTGCCACCTATCTCCATTATTAGAGCCATTAAGACTCAGGTTATTAATATGTCTGAAAACAGAAAACGATCAATTCTAACCGGCCTTTCTTTCAAAACCGGCTATTTTTGCATTTTTTCAACAGGAAGGGCAGCGTGATATTTTAAAAAACGAAGAGACAAACCCAATTTGCCAAATCTCAAAATTCCGGCTAAGTGCCTGTTATACAAGGAGTATGTGCCAAAAGCAGGTTTTGGGCATGATCTTAGACCTGCCGGCATCACTGGTCTATAAACCACCATATTTCTGTTGGAGAAACCGGAACCGGAAATCAAAAATGCTGTTCAGCTTGGAACGTACCAACAGTGCATTTATCGGACGGCTGAAAGGATCAAAAGGGAAAGCGTAGGAGACAATATCTTTCATCTCGACACCGCCGCTGATTTTTCGAAAATGGTGCTGATGATGCCAGAAACGGTAAGGTCCAAAGCGCTGCTCATCGACAAACAGGAACGGCTCCTCGATATTGGTTATCTCGGTCACCCAGGTCAAGGGGATACCGAGAACAGGGCGAACCTTATAGGTTATCAGAAGCCCGATGTGCATTTTTTCCGGCAGGGTGCAGGTCATGGTAAGATTGAGTTCTTTGGGAGTGATTTCATTAAGGTTGCGGGGATTGGAAAAGTAATCCCAGGCCTCCTCGATAAGTATGGGAAGGTTCTGGATTCGTGTTAAGGAGTACAATTTCATTGAGCTCAAACCTCCCGGCCGTGGCCGGAATCGACAATTTCCACCAGCTCTTCGGGGTAAGGCTCAAAAAACGACTGATCGGCGAGGTACTTTTCATCAAAACGGACAATCCAGGCCCGTATGATACTTATGACCGCCGGAAGGGTAATCTTTTTGGCCCGGTACTTCTCGAGCATATCCAGAAGAAATCTCTTTTCCTTTGCGGACAGTTTATCCGAGAAATATCCCAGCGCATGCATCACGGTGTTGATATTGGCGCTCTCGCGGGCCGGGCGGAGAAGCGCCGCTTGCAGGTGTGTCCGGTAATCCTCGATCAGTTCGTGGAATTTCCTCTTCTCATGGTTGGCGACAATTCGTCCCAGTATCCGCATCTCTTTCTGATTGGATGACATCAGAAGGTATTTGTTCTCGGCATGGAACGTGACCAACTTAGCCATGGCGCCGGATGTTTGCACTTCGCGGAAAGAAGCAAAGGTGAAAATGCGCGTCAGGAAATGCTCCCTTATTTTCAAATTGAGGAGGCGGCCTTCATCCTCGATCGCCGAGCCGGGAAACATCTCGAGAATTCTCCCGCCGAAAAAACCGGTGCCCTTGCCGATGGCGGGAGCTTTTTCAAGAGCCTGATAAATTTTGACATCTTTGATGCCGCTGGAAGGGGAGCGGCTTTTCATGATAAAGCCGTCAATCTCGCCGAGCGACCCAAGGAATTTCTCGGAGAAACGGTTCATTACATTGGTGAAATCCTTTCCGGTGGCCGGTTGCATAAGGCGAAGCTGATCGCCCACTTTGACTATTCTGACCGGATCACGCGGGGTACCGAGACCGATCTCCATCTCCGGGCAGACCGTGATATATTCGACATGCGGTTCGAGTTTCTTGACAAAATCGTCATAGATAATAGCACCGTTGTAACGGACAGCGGCGAAGCCGAGGCATTGGCTGACAACGACAATCGGTCGGGCGAATTTACGCATCAAGTCTCCTTGAATTCGTTCACGGGCAATTTAATCATTCGAAGGGCACGGGCGATTTCAATTCTGTGCTTTGCAAGATACTCTTGCATTTTGGCCGGGGTCATTCAGCTGTTGCGGCAGTACAACCAATCGATTATTGGCATTGGAGAGACTCCTTTACTGTATTTATTATGGGTTTGATAAATCAAGCCCCTACGAATTATTCTTTCTTTCGATTCAGAGGGAATGGGCTCTCGCCGGTGATAAGGCGTGCGGCGCGGTTGCCGGTAAAATAATTCCAGGCCCATTGCACCATAACCAGGACTCTATTTTCGAACTCAACGATGTACATCAGATGAATGAAGAGCCAGGCTACCCAACCCCAGAACCCTGCTATATGCAGCGGGCCGATATCGGCCACGGCATTTTTTCTTCCGATTGTGGCCATACTGCCGTAATCGTGATAGTGAAACGGTTTAAGCGCTCCGCCGTTCATTCGCTTATTAATCAGCATGGCGGCGTATCGTCCCTGCTGCATCGCGACCGGCGCCAGTCCGGGA from Candidatus Zixiibacteriota bacterium encodes the following:
- a CDS encoding SRPBCC family protein, translating into MKLYSLTRIQNLPILIEEAWDYFSNPRNLNEITPKELNLTMTCTLPEKMHIGLLITYKVRPVLGIPLTWVTEITNIEEPFLFVDEQRFGPYRFWHHQHHFRKISGGVEMKDIVSYAFPFDPFSRPINALLVRSKLNSIFDFRFRFLQQKYGGL
- a CDS encoding DUF523 and DUF1722 domain-containing protein, giving the protein MRKFARPIVVVSQCLGFAAVRYNGAIIYDDFVKKLEPHVEYITVCPEMEIGLGTPRDPVRIVKVGDQLRLMQPATGKDFTNVMNRFSEKFLGSLGEIDGFIMKSRSPSSGIKDVKIYQALEKAPAIGKGTGFFGGRILEMFPGSAIEDEGRLLNLKIREHFLTRIFTFASFREVQTSGAMAKLVTFHAENKYLLMSSNQKEMRILGRIVANHEKRKFHELIEDYRTHLQAALLRPARESANINTVMHALGYFSDKLSAKEKRFLLDMLEKYRAKKITLPAVISIIRAWIVRFDEKYLADQSFFEPYPEELVEIVDSGHGREV